Proteins from a genomic interval of Microbacterium abyssi:
- the dapF gene encoding diaminopimelate epimerase, whose product MVAFTKGHGTGNDFVIIADPDGELDLSAEQVAALCDRHFGIGADGVLRVVRSTAIPEGAAALAEEPAAEWFMDYRNADGSIAEMCGNGVRVFAHYLLRAGLATIESGTKLPVGTRAGVRDVTTSTNGYQVDLGRWRLSGDDSLAKARGLDVARPGLGIDVGNPHVVVALASDEELAGLELEYIPELEPALPAGANVEFVVPGEPLVRDGIGHVTMRVFERGVGETLSCGTGVAATALAVRHWAGDRAPDNWRVEVPGGTLGVRMFPAEDGEHVALSGPAQLVYSGTVDLV is encoded by the coding sequence ATGGTCGCATTCACCAAGGGGCACGGCACCGGCAACGACTTCGTGATCATCGCCGACCCCGACGGCGAGCTCGATCTCTCCGCCGAACAGGTCGCGGCACTGTGCGATCGCCACTTCGGAATCGGGGCAGACGGGGTGCTGCGAGTGGTCCGATCCACGGCCATCCCCGAAGGAGCGGCTGCTCTCGCAGAGGAACCCGCCGCCGAGTGGTTCATGGACTATCGCAACGCCGACGGCTCGATCGCCGAGATGTGCGGCAACGGCGTCAGGGTCTTCGCGCACTATCTGCTGCGCGCCGGACTCGCCACGATCGAATCGGGAACCAAGCTTCCGGTCGGCACCCGTGCCGGTGTCCGAGACGTGACCACCAGCACGAACGGCTACCAGGTCGACCTCGGCAGGTGGCGGCTGTCGGGCGACGACTCGCTCGCCAAGGCACGCGGCCTCGACGTCGCACGACCGGGACTCGGCATCGACGTCGGCAACCCGCACGTCGTGGTGGCGCTGGCGTCCGACGAGGAGCTCGCAGGCCTCGAGCTTGAGTACATCCCAGAGCTCGAGCCGGCGCTGCCTGCCGGCGCGAACGTCGAATTCGTGGTGCCAGGGGAGCCGCTCGTGCGCGACGGCATCGGGCACGTCACGATGCGGGTCTTCGAGCGAGGTGTGGGGGAGACCCTCAGCTGCGGCACCGGCGTCGCCGCGACCGCCCTCGCAGTGCGTCACTGGGCAGGGGACCGCGCACCGGACAACTGGCGAGTGGAAGTACCCGGCGGCACGCTCGGCGTCCGCATGTTCCCGGCCGAGGACGGCGAGCACGTCGCGCTGTCGGGACCGGCCCAGCTCGTGTACAGCGGTACCGTCGACCTGGTCTGA
- the pgsA gene encoding CDP-diacylglycerol--glycerol-3-phosphate 3-phosphatidyltransferase, whose protein sequence is MAIPRQLPNAITIARIPLAVVFFVLLLLGGSYGLDDLVIRWVAGVLFVVAISTDWVDGYLARRYDIVSDFGKLWDPIADKLLTGAGFVGLAILGEWPWWIVIVILIREWGITVHRFMVANTHIVAAAWMGKLKTAFQGVALGWWLLPLHQLIGMEWWTGIGIVLMYATVVLTLASGIDYVISQVRGSRTAR, encoded by the coding sequence ATGGCCATCCCGCGGCAGCTGCCGAACGCGATCACGATCGCCAGGATCCCGCTCGCCGTCGTGTTCTTCGTGCTGCTCCTGCTGGGCGGTTCCTACGGGCTGGACGACCTCGTCATCCGCTGGGTCGCCGGCGTGCTGTTCGTCGTCGCGATCTCCACCGACTGGGTGGACGGCTACCTGGCCCGCAGATACGACATCGTGAGCGACTTCGGCAAGCTCTGGGATCCGATCGCCGACAAGCTGCTCACCGGCGCCGGCTTCGTCGGGCTGGCGATCCTCGGTGAATGGCCTTGGTGGATCGTCATCGTCATCCTCATCCGCGAGTGGGGCATCACGGTGCACCGCTTCATGGTCGCGAACACGCACATCGTCGCTGCGGCGTGGATGGGCAAGCTCAAGACGGCGTTCCAGGGCGTCGCGCTCGGCTGGTGGCTGCTGCCGCTGCACCAGTTGATCGGGATGGAATGGTGGACGGGCATCGGGATCGTGCTGATGTACGCGACCGTCGTGCTCACGCTCGCCAGCGGGATCGACTATGTCATCTCACAGGTGCGCGGATCGCGGACGGCCCGGTGA
- a CDS encoding dihydrofolate reductase family protein — translation MTTHYYTASSLDGFIATPEHSLDWLLKQDIDEKGPMAYAGFISGVGALAMGASTYEWVMQHENGVWGYEQPTWVFTHRQLTVPAGADVRLTHDEVRHVHSAMTEASGGDDLWIVGGGDLAGQFADAGLLDEVWLQYAPVTLGAGAPVLPRALDLELLDVARNHAFLCGRYRVLK, via the coding sequence ATGACGACCCACTATTACACGGCGAGCAGCCTGGACGGGTTCATCGCCACCCCCGAGCACTCCCTGGACTGGCTGCTGAAGCAGGACATCGACGAGAAGGGGCCGATGGCGTACGCCGGGTTCATATCGGGCGTCGGCGCGCTCGCGATGGGCGCTTCGACCTACGAGTGGGTGATGCAGCACGAGAACGGCGTGTGGGGCTACGAGCAGCCGACTTGGGTGTTCACCCATCGACAGCTGACCGTACCCGCAGGCGCCGACGTGCGACTCACGCACGACGAGGTGCGCCATGTCCACTCTGCGATGACCGAGGCGTCCGGAGGCGACGATCTTTGGATCGTCGGCGGGGGAGACCTCGCGGGGCAGTTCGCGGACGCCGGTCTGCTGGACGAGGTGTGGCTGCAATACGCACCCGTCACGCTCGGCGCCGGGGCGCCGGTGCTGCCGCGTGCTCTCGACCTCGAGCTGCTCGATGTCGCCCGCAATCACGCTTTCCTGTGCGGCCGCTATCGCGTGCTGAAGTGA
- the miaA gene encoding tRNA (adenosine(37)-N6)-dimethylallyltransferase MiaA → MSDGGVSALRASDRRLWAVVGATGTGKSDLALGLAETLRARGNPAEIVNADAMQLYRGMDIGTAKLSPAERRGIPHHMLDVRDVSEDAAVAWYQPLARAAIDGIHARGGDAILVGGSGLYVSSVIFDFRFPPRDPEVRELLERELEELGAAALFARLQQADAATAARIDPKNGRRVVRALEVLAQGAKTHGAALPDEPQLWHPRTRVLGLQVERAELVERLDRRVERMWAQGMLEEVARLRAAGIERGTTAPRAIGYAQALAQLAGEVAEGEAISDTQALTRRYARRQVSWFKRYPHIEWISPMSDPHDILAG, encoded by the coding sequence GTGTCTGACGGAGGCGTGTCCGCCCTCCGGGCCTCCGACAGGCGGCTCTGGGCTGTCGTCGGCGCCACCGGCACCGGCAAGAGTGATCTCGCGCTCGGCCTCGCCGAGACGCTGCGCGCACGCGGCAACCCGGCGGAGATCGTCAACGCCGATGCCATGCAGCTGTATCGCGGCATGGACATCGGGACGGCGAAGCTGTCACCGGCGGAGCGCCGCGGTATCCCGCACCACATGCTCGACGTCCGTGACGTCAGCGAGGACGCCGCCGTCGCCTGGTACCAGCCGCTCGCGCGCGCAGCGATCGACGGCATCCATGCGCGCGGCGGCGACGCGATTCTCGTGGGCGGGTCCGGGCTGTACGTGTCGAGCGTGATCTTCGACTTCCGGTTCCCGCCACGGGATCCGGAAGTGCGCGAGCTCCTCGAGCGCGAACTCGAGGAGCTGGGGGCGGCCGCGCTGTTCGCCCGGCTCCAGCAGGCGGATGCCGCCACCGCGGCGCGCATCGACCCGAAGAACGGCCGACGGGTCGTCCGCGCGCTCGAAGTGCTCGCCCAGGGCGCCAAGACGCACGGCGCCGCACTTCCGGACGAGCCTCAGCTCTGGCATCCGCGCACCCGCGTCCTCGGCCTGCAGGTCGAGCGTGCGGAACTGGTCGAACGGCTCGACCGCCGCGTCGAGCGGATGTGGGCGCAGGGCATGCTCGAGGAGGTCGCGCGGTTGCGCGCCGCAGGGATCGAGCGCGGCACGACGGCGCCACGCGCCATCGGGTACGCGCAGGCGCTCGCACAGCTGGCGGGGGAGGTCGCCGAGGGCGAGGCGATCTCCGATACCCAGGCGCTGACGCGGCGCTACGCGCGACGACAGGTGTCGTGGTTCAAACGTTACCCGCACATCGAATGGATCTCGCCGATGTCCGACCCCCATGACATTCTGGCGGGATGA
- the recA gene encoding recombinase RecA, producing MPTPADREKSLESALAQIDRQFGKGSVMRLGSDERAPVAVIPTGSIALDVALGVGGLPRGRIVEIYGPESSGKTTLTLHAIANAQRAGGIAAFIDAEHALDPEYAKKLGVDIDALLVSQPDTGEQALEIADMLVRSGAIDLIVIDSVAALVPRAEIEGEMGDSHVGLQARLMSQALRKLTGGLNQTNTTMIFINQLREKIGVFFGSPETTAGGKALKFYASVRMDIRRIETLKDGTDAVGNRTRVKVVKNKMAPPFKQAEFDILYGVGISREGSLIDFGVEHAIVKKSGSWYTYDGDQLGQGKENARNFLIANPDIALTIETQIKQKLGIGGAAAPEAVPAADELAQRRPA from the coding sequence ATGCCAACACCCGCAGACCGCGAGAAGTCTCTGGAATCAGCTCTCGCCCAGATCGATCGCCAGTTCGGGAAGGGCTCGGTCATGCGACTGGGCAGCGACGAGCGTGCGCCTGTCGCAGTCATCCCGACCGGTTCCATCGCCCTTGACGTCGCCCTCGGCGTCGGCGGCCTTCCGCGTGGCCGCATCGTGGAGATCTACGGTCCGGAGTCGTCGGGTAAGACGACGCTGACCCTGCACGCGATCGCCAACGCCCAGCGCGCCGGCGGCATCGCCGCGTTCATCGATGCGGAGCACGCGCTCGACCCCGAGTACGCGAAGAAGCTCGGCGTCGACATCGACGCGCTTCTGGTCTCGCAGCCCGACACCGGTGAGCAGGCACTCGAGATCGCCGACATGCTCGTCCGCTCCGGCGCGATCGACCTCATCGTCATCGACTCCGTGGCGGCGCTCGTGCCGCGTGCGGAGATCGAGGGCGAGATGGGCGACTCACACGTCGGTCTGCAGGCCCGCCTCATGTCGCAGGCGCTGCGCAAGCTCACCGGTGGGCTCAACCAGACCAACACCACCATGATCTTCATCAACCAGCTGCGCGAGAAGATCGGTGTGTTCTTCGGCTCGCCCGAGACCACCGCCGGTGGAAAGGCGCTGAAATTCTACGCGTCCGTCCGCATGGACATCCGTCGTATCGAGACCCTCAAGGACGGCACGGACGCAGTCGGAAACCGCACTCGCGTCAAGGTGGTCAAGAACAAGATGGCGCCGCCGTTCAAGCAGGCCGAGTTCGACATCCTCTACGGCGTGGGAATCTCCCGTGAGGGAAGCCTGATCGACTTCGGCGTCGAGCACGCCATCGTCAAGAAGTCGGGCTCGTGGTACACCTACGACGGTGACCAGCTCGGGCAGGGCAAGGAGAACGCCCGCAACTTCCTGATCGCCAACCCCGACATCGCGCTGACGATCGAGACGCAGATCAAGCAGAAGCTCGGCATCGGCGGTGCCGCGGCTCCCGAGGCCGTGCCGGCTGCGGACGAGCTCGCGCAGCGCCGCCCGGCCTGA
- a CDS encoding CinA family protein, with protein MSSDAARLVAELTARGWTLGVAESLTGGALAAEIVSVPGASATLLGGVVAYATPLKATLLGVDAVLLAEHGPVHAEVAAQMASGVRAAVQVDGRVADMGISTTGLAGPDSPDGQPVGTVHIGISTQDEVRTRVFRFEGDRASVRAQSVSAAIIAALEAAGE; from the coding sequence GTGAGCAGCGACGCCGCACGCCTCGTCGCGGAGCTCACCGCCCGCGGCTGGACGCTCGGCGTCGCCGAGTCGCTCACCGGCGGCGCACTGGCCGCCGAGATCGTCTCCGTCCCCGGGGCATCTGCGACGCTGCTCGGCGGGGTCGTCGCGTACGCGACCCCCTTGAAGGCGACGCTGCTGGGGGTGGATGCCGTGCTCCTCGCAGAGCACGGCCCGGTGCATGCCGAGGTCGCCGCGCAGATGGCTTCAGGGGTGCGCGCCGCCGTGCAGGTGGACGGCCGGGTCGCTGACATGGGTATCTCGACGACGGGGCTAGCCGGTCCGGATTCACCCGACGGACAGCCGGTGGGCACCGTGCACATCGGCATCTCGACACAGGATGAGGTGCGCACGCGCGTGTTCCGCTTCGAGGGGGACAGGGCGTCGGTGCGTGCGCAGTCCGTGAGCGCGGCGATCATCGCGGCGCTGGAGGCCGCGGGGGAATAG
- a CDS encoding DUF3046 domain-containing protein, which translates to MRRSEFLRAVEDEFGARAVALMTDLVLGAVGNRTASEALDAGVPPREIWLALCDENDVPQARRYGVGRLEPRRG; encoded by the coding sequence ATGCGGCGCAGTGAGTTCCTTCGCGCGGTCGAAGATGAGTTCGGCGCGCGCGCTGTCGCGCTGATGACCGACCTGGTGCTCGGTGCGGTCGGAAACCGGACGGCCTCCGAAGCGCTGGATGCCGGTGTGCCGCCGCGCGAGATCTGGCTGGCGCTGTGCGACGAGAACGATGTTCCGCAGGCGCGACGCTACGGTGTCGGGCGCTTGGAGCCGCGACGCGGCTGA
- a CDS encoding class I SAM-dependent methyltransferase, with protein MGSDHYFSATPASAENLRTIRVSLAGRDLEVTTAGGVFSPDRLDAGTAVLLANMPPVPPGGHFLDLGSGWGPISLTMAMASPHATVWAVDVNERALDLVQRNAEALGLTNVNAVLPDDVPDSVSFRTIRSNPPIRVGKNVLHDMLERWIPRLDERSDAWLVVQRNLGADSLQRWLSATFAPGYSVYRTATGKGYRVIKVRRHGTPPTEPIDVA; from the coding sequence ATGGGGTCAGATCACTATTTCTCTGCGACCCCGGCAAGTGCGGAGAACCTGCGGACCATTCGTGTGAGTCTTGCGGGCAGGGACCTCGAGGTCACCACCGCTGGCGGCGTGTTCAGTCCCGACCGCCTGGATGCCGGAACCGCAGTCCTGCTCGCCAACATGCCTCCCGTGCCGCCGGGCGGCCACTTCCTCGACCTCGGCAGCGGCTGGGGACCGATCAGCCTCACGATGGCGATGGCGTCTCCGCATGCGACGGTGTGGGCGGTGGATGTCAACGAGCGCGCGCTCGACCTCGTCCAGCGCAACGCCGAGGCGCTGGGCCTCACCAATGTCAACGCCGTGCTGCCCGACGATGTTCCCGACAGCGTCTCATTCCGGACGATCCGCTCGAACCCGCCTATCCGGGTGGGTAAGAACGTGCTCCACGACATGCTCGAGCGGTGGATCCCCCGCCTGGACGAGCGCAGCGACGCCTGGCTGGTCGTGCAGCGCAACCTCGGCGCCGATTCGCTGCAGCGTTGGCTGAGCGCGACCTTCGCCCCCGGTTACAGCGTGTACCGCACCGCCACGGGCAAGGGCTATCGGGTGATCAAGGTCCGCCGGCACGGCACGCCGCCGACCGAACCGATCGACGTCGCCTGA
- a CDS encoding helix-turn-helix domain-containing protein, producing MILVRQEIGDVLRDFRLQKGRTLRQVASKASVALGYLSEVERGQKEASSEILASVAEALDVPISMIMREVGDRISVLEGIQVFPDVVPDDLVASVEPELSLH from the coding sequence ATGATTCTTGTTCGACAGGAAATCGGCGATGTGCTGAGGGACTTCCGCCTGCAGAAGGGCCGTACGCTCCGGCAGGTCGCGAGCAAGGCTTCGGTCGCGCTCGGATACCTCAGCGAAGTCGAACGTGGCCAGAAGGAAGCCTCCAGCGAGATCCTCGCCTCGGTCGCCGAGGCTCTCGACGTCCCCATCTCCATGATCATGCGCGAAGTCGGTGATCGGATCTCAGTCCTCGAGGGCATCCAGGTCTTCCCCGACGTGGTCCCCGACGATCTGGTGGCTTCGGTCGAGCCAGAGCTGTCGCTGCACTGA
- the miaB gene encoding tRNA (N6-isopentenyl adenosine(37)-C2)-methylthiotransferase MiaB — protein MTIPRSEPTIITASPAAVDADGRQRTYEVRTFGCQMNVHDSERLSGSLESAGYVRADAGSEADVVIINTCAVRDNAAGKLYGTLGHLASVKRRKDGMQIAVGGCLAQMDKDAVLDKAPWVDVVFGTHNMGSLPGLLERAKHNDDAELEILESLEVFPSTLPTKRDSAHSGWVSISVGCNNTCTFCIVPSLRGKEKDRRPGDILNEIRLLVEDGAIEVTLLGQNVNSYGVEFGDRQAFSKLLRAAGQIDGLERIRFTSPHPAAFTDDVIDAMAETPSVMPQLHMPLQSGSDRILKAMRRSYRSERFLGILDRVRERMPYAAISTDIIVGFPGETEEDFEDTMRVVEQARFANAFTFQYSIREGTPAATMENQVPKAVVQERYERLIALQERISLEENQKQVGREVEVLVSVGEGKKDAETHRLTGRAEDNRLVHFEVTQGSEIPRPGDIVTVKITHGAPFHLLADDPTGAPLRIRRTRGGDAWDRAQAESCGAPAPTGASGAPRSVSLGLPTLRVGV, from the coding sequence ATGACTATTCCGCGCAGCGAACCGACGATCATCACGGCGTCGCCAGCGGCTGTCGACGCCGACGGTCGCCAGCGAACGTATGAGGTGCGCACCTTCGGGTGCCAGATGAACGTGCACGACTCCGAGCGACTCTCCGGCTCCCTGGAGAGTGCTGGATATGTGCGGGCCGATGCCGGTTCCGAAGCCGACGTCGTGATCATCAACACCTGCGCCGTGCGCGACAATGCCGCCGGCAAGCTCTACGGAACGCTCGGCCACCTCGCCTCGGTCAAGCGCCGCAAGGACGGCATGCAGATCGCGGTCGGCGGCTGCCTCGCCCAGATGGACAAGGACGCCGTCCTCGACAAGGCCCCCTGGGTCGACGTCGTCTTCGGCACGCACAACATGGGGTCGCTTCCCGGGCTCCTCGAGCGCGCCAAGCACAACGACGACGCCGAGCTCGAGATCCTCGAGTCGCTCGAGGTGTTCCCCTCGACGCTGCCAACCAAGCGCGACTCCGCGCATAGCGGCTGGGTCTCCATCTCGGTCGGCTGCAACAACACATGCACGTTCTGCATCGTTCCGAGCCTTCGTGGCAAGGAGAAGGACCGTCGCCCTGGCGACATCCTGAACGAGATCCGTCTCCTCGTCGAGGACGGCGCGATCGAGGTGACCCTGCTCGGCCAGAACGTGAACTCCTACGGCGTCGAGTTCGGCGACCGTCAGGCCTTCAGCAAGCTGCTGCGCGCGGCCGGTCAGATCGACGGACTCGAGCGCATCCGCTTCACGAGCCCGCACCCCGCCGCGTTCACCGATGATGTCATCGACGCCATGGCCGAGACCCCGTCGGTGATGCCGCAGCTCCACATGCCGCTCCAGTCCGGCAGCGACCGCATCCTGAAGGCGATGCGCCGCTCCTACCGCAGTGAGCGGTTCCTCGGCATCCTTGATCGCGTCCGCGAGCGCATGCCGTATGCCGCGATCTCCACCGACATCATCGTCGGGTTCCCCGGCGAGACCGAGGAAGACTTCGAAGACACCATGCGCGTCGTCGAGCAGGCGCGCTTCGCGAACGCGTTCACATTCCAGTACTCGATCCGCGAGGGCACGCCTGCGGCGACCATGGAGAACCAGGTGCCGAAGGCGGTCGTGCAGGAGCGCTACGAGCGTCTGATCGCACTGCAGGAGCGCATCTCCCTCGAAGAGAACCAGAAGCAGGTCGGCCGGGAGGTCGAGGTGCTCGTCTCCGTAGGCGAGGGCAAGAAGGATGCCGAGACGCACCGCCTCACCGGTCGGGCGGAGGACAACCGCCTGGTCCACTTCGAAGTCACGCAGGGATCGGAGATTCCGCGTCCCGGCGACATCGTGACCGTGAAGATCACCCACGGGGCACCGTTCCACCTCCTCGCGGACGATCCGACAGGAGCGCCTCTGCGCATCCGCCGCACCCGCGGCGGCGACGCCTGGGACCGTGCACAGGCAGAGTCGTGCGGCGCGCCCGCGCCCACGGGCGCGTCCGGCGCTCCGCGTTCGGTGTCGCTGGGCCTTCCCACGCTCCGCGTCGGTGTCTGA
- a CDS encoding regulatory protein RecX, protein MAQREAEVPHGDPGDADEIARRAEEALVRKLRARSLSVSEARQVLRGQDLDAARIDDVIDRFCERGYLDDALLAEHLVISGIERKGQGRVALSRALAQRGIPRDVVDVALGDLPDDDAERALEFARTKARSLSRLDFDTALRRLMGQLAHRGYGGSVAMTAARTALTEASLGGPTSGVRFVESD, encoded by the coding sequence ATGGCACAGCGCGAGGCCGAGGTGCCGCATGGTGACCCCGGTGACGCCGACGAGATCGCCCGTCGCGCCGAAGAAGCTCTGGTGCGCAAGCTGCGGGCTCGCTCGCTCTCGGTCTCCGAAGCCAGGCAGGTGCTCCGCGGGCAGGATCTCGACGCGGCGCGCATCGATGACGTGATCGACAGGTTCTGCGAGCGCGGTTACCTCGACGACGCGCTGTTGGCCGAGCACCTGGTGATCTCCGGCATCGAGCGCAAGGGGCAGGGGCGCGTGGCGCTCTCCCGTGCGCTCGCCCAGCGCGGCATCCCCCGGGATGTCGTCGATGTCGCGCTCGGCGACCTGCCGGACGACGACGCCGAACGGGCGCTCGAGTTCGCCAGGACGAAGGCGCGATCGCTGTCCCGACTCGATTTCGATACCGCACTGCGTCGCCTGATGGGGCAGCTCGCGCACCGTGGCTACGGCGGATCGGTCGCCATGACGGCCGCGCGCACCGCGCTCACCGAGGCATCCCTCGGCGGACCGACCAGCGGTGTGCGGTTCGTCGAGTCGGATTGA
- a CDS encoding LLM class flavin-dependent oxidoreductase — translation MSKQIRFNAFDMNCVAHQSSGMWRHPLDQSARYKELGYWTELAQLLERGHFDGLFIADVLGTYDVYGASNEAAIRHGAQVPVNDPVLLVSAMAAVTEHLGFGVTAGTAYEHPYPFARRMSTLDHLTQGRVGWNVVTGYLPSAARNMGHDDQLEHDQRYDVADEYLEVAYKLWEGSWEDDAVIRDRESGVFTDPAKVHEIGHHGEHFTVPGIHISEPSPQRTPVIYQAGASPRGIAFAAGNAEAIFVAAPTKTVLAGTVKRIRDALEAAGRHRYSAKIYTLLTIITDETSEKAHAKHEDFLQYASDEGALVFMSGWMGVDLSQFDLDEPIGNVKSNAIQSTVANFQQANDDGKEWKVRDIARLGNIGGLGPRVVGSPEEVADFLQEWVDETDVDGFNLAYAITPGTFEDIVEFIVPELQRRGVYQTEYTSGTLRHKLLGRGDRLPDEHRGAGFSLRDGARA, via the coding sequence ATGAGCAAGCAGATCCGCTTCAACGCCTTCGACATGAACTGCGTCGCCCACCAGTCCTCCGGGATGTGGCGGCATCCGCTCGATCAGTCCGCGCGGTACAAGGAGCTCGGCTACTGGACTGAGCTCGCACAGCTCCTCGAGCGCGGCCACTTCGACGGACTGTTCATCGCCGACGTGCTCGGCACCTACGACGTGTACGGCGCATCGAACGAGGCGGCCATCCGTCACGGGGCCCAGGTGCCGGTCAACGACCCGGTCCTGTTGGTGAGCGCCATGGCAGCCGTCACCGAGCACCTCGGGTTCGGCGTGACCGCCGGCACCGCGTACGAGCATCCGTACCCGTTCGCACGCCGGATGAGCACGCTCGACCACCTCACCCAGGGTCGCGTCGGCTGGAACGTGGTCACCGGCTACCTGCCGTCGGCCGCCCGCAACATGGGCCACGACGACCAGCTCGAGCACGACCAGCGCTACGACGTGGCCGACGAGTACCTCGAGGTCGCCTACAAGCTGTGGGAAGGATCGTGGGAGGACGACGCCGTCATCCGCGACCGCGAATCCGGCGTCTTCACCGATCCCGCCAAGGTGCATGAGATCGGTCACCACGGCGAGCACTTCACGGTTCCCGGCATCCACATCTCCGAGCCGTCCCCGCAGCGCACCCCGGTGATCTACCAGGCCGGCGCCTCGCCCCGAGGCATCGCCTTCGCCGCCGGCAACGCCGAGGCGATCTTCGTCGCCGCGCCCACCAAGACGGTGCTCGCCGGCACGGTGAAGCGCATCCGCGACGCCCTCGAGGCGGCCGGCCGCCACCGGTACTCCGCAAAGATCTACACCCTTCTGACGATCATCACCGATGAGACGAGCGAGAAGGCGCACGCCAAGCACGAGGACTTCCTGCAGTATGCGAGCGACGAGGGCGCGCTCGTGTTCATGTCGGGCTGGATGGGCGTCGACCTCTCGCAGTTCGACTTGGATGAGCCGATCGGCAACGTCAAGAGCAACGCCATCCAGTCGACCGTGGCGAACTTCCAGCAGGCGAACGACGACGGCAAGGAGTGGAAGGTCCGCGACATCGCCAGGCTCGGCAACATCGGCGGCCTCGGCCCACGCGTGGTCGGATCGCCTGAGGAGGTCGCGGACTTCCTGCAGGAGTGGGTGGACGAGACGGACGTCGACGGCTTCAACCTCGCGTACGCCATCACCCCTGGCACCTTTGAGGACATCGTCGAATTCATCGTCCCCGAACTGCAGCGCCGCGGCGTCTATCAGACCGAGTACACGTCCGGCACGCTGCGCCACAAGCTGCTCGGCCGGGGCGACCGCCTCCCGGACGAGCACCGCGGGGCAGGCTTCAGCCTGCGCGACGGCGCACGGGCCTGA
- the hflX gene encoding GTPase HflX, translating into MRRVAGLSTELEDVTEVEYRQLRLENVVLAGVYPQGAQTDAENSLRELAALAETAGAVVLDGVLQRRPHPDPATYLGRGKAQELKDLVAATGADTVIADAELAPSQRRALEDVVKVKVIDRTTVILDIFSQHAKSREGKAQVELAQLEYLLPRLRGWGDSMSRQAGGQVGAGGAGMGSRGPGETKIELDRRRIRTRMAMLRRQIRDFAPARDAKRAERKRNTIPSVAIAGYTNAGKSSLLNALTSAGVLVENALFATLDATVRRSETTDGRVYTFTDTVGFVRNLPHQLVEAFRSTLEEVADADIVLHVVDGSHPDPAGQLQTVRDVMGDVGARDLPEIVVFNKADLIAEDDRLVLQGLEPHAHFVSSRSGEGIEELRAAIDVALPKPAVEVRALVPYGRGDLVAAVHETGILVSAEHGEHGTEIHAHVSERLAADLAPFAH; encoded by the coding sequence CTGCGCCGCGTCGCCGGACTCTCCACCGAACTCGAAGATGTCACAGAGGTCGAGTACCGCCAGCTGCGACTCGAGAACGTCGTGCTGGCGGGCGTGTACCCGCAGGGCGCGCAGACGGATGCCGAGAACTCGCTGCGCGAGCTCGCCGCCCTCGCTGAGACGGCCGGAGCAGTCGTGCTCGACGGCGTGCTGCAGCGCCGTCCGCATCCCGATCCGGCCACTTATCTCGGCCGCGGCAAGGCCCAGGAACTGAAGGATCTCGTCGCCGCGACCGGCGCCGACACCGTGATCGCCGATGCCGAGCTCGCGCCCAGCCAGCGACGTGCGCTCGAGGACGTCGTCAAGGTCAAGGTGATCGACCGGACGACCGTCATCCTCGACATCTTCAGCCAGCACGCCAAGAGTCGTGAGGGCAAGGCGCAGGTCGAGCTCGCACAGCTCGAGTACCTGCTGCCGCGCCTGCGCGGCTGGGGTGACTCGATGAGCCGTCAGGCCGGTGGCCAGGTCGGTGCCGGCGGTGCGGGTATGGGTTCGCGCGGTCCCGGTGAGACGAAGATCGAACTCGATCGGCGCCGCATCCGCACTCGCATGGCGATGCTGCGCCGGCAGATCCGCGACTTCGCGCCGGCGCGAGACGCCAAGCGTGCGGAGCGCAAGCGGAACACCATCCCGTCGGTCGCGATCGCCGGGTACACCAACGCCGGCAAGTCGAGTCTGCTCAATGCGCTCACGAGCGCGGGGGTGCTGGTCGAGAACGCGCTGTTCGCGACGCTGGATGCCACGGTCCGCCGCTCCGAGACGACCGACGGCCGCGTCTACACGTTCACCGACACCGTCGGATTCGTGCGGAACCTGCCGCATCAGCTCGTCGAGGCGTTCCGCTCGACGCTCGAAGAGGTCGCCGACGCCGACATCGTGCTGCACGTGGTCGACGGATCACACCCCGACCCCGCCGGTCAGCTGCAGACGGTCCGTGACGTGATGGGCGATGTCGGAGCGCGCGATCTGCCCGAGATCGTGGTGTTCAACAAGGCCGACCTGATCGCAGAAGACGACCGCCTGGTGCTGCAGGGTCTCGAGCCCCACGCCCACTTCGTGTCATCGCGCTCCGGTGAGGGGATCGAGGAGTTGCGTGCGGCTATCGACGTCGCACTGCCCAAACCCGCCGTCGAGGTGCGTGCACTCGTGCCGTACGGCCGGGGAGACCTGGTCGCGGCGGTGCACGAGACCGGCATCCTGGTGTCGGCGGAGCACGGCGAGCACGGCACTGAGATCCACGCGCACGTCTCGGAGCGTCTGGCCGCGGATCTCGCGCCCTTCGCGCACTGA